In one window of Ruminococcus hominis DNA:
- a CDS encoding VOC family protein — protein MLKLSHISCRVDNLYEVAKQVEEMGFTIEWGGLPGKENNFFIWFGDEAFLEVFCIKRKFAPLVVAMQLVYGTVPAKKWWRWFSAKNMWCDFALEDDNDNMTKIVRKNKKTIVDIESIKKYVKDMGINVAPKTLHWKRKNCKGKYANYSYFIPRNVKLPFIVSRYEPRQKSLETVHQNGAKKIAYIKIEVGKQEYKELFKLVKDDDRIQLIKGRDTHICEIGIEGLSNSIKICNVLIKAVEV, from the coding sequence ATGTTAAAGTTAAGTCATATTTCGTGTAGGGTTGATAATTTATATGAAGTTGCGAAACAAGTGGAGGAAATGGGTTTCACAATTGAATGGGGTGGTTTACCTGGTAAGGAGAATAATTTTTTTATTTGGTTTGGAGATGAAGCCTTCTTAGAAGTGTTTTGTATAAAGCGAAAATTTGCACCATTAGTTGTTGCTATGCAGCTTGTGTATGGCACTGTACCAGCAAAAAAATGGTGGCGTTGGTTTAGTGCTAAAAATATGTGGTGTGATTTTGCCTTAGAAGACGATAACGACAATATGACAAAAATAGTGAGGAAAAATAAGAAAACTATTGTTGATATCGAGAGCATAAAGAAGTATGTAAAAGATATGGGTATTAACGTAGCTCCAAAAACATTACACTGGAAAAGAAAAAATTGCAAAGGCAAATATGCTAATTATAGTTATTTTATTCCTCGAAATGTCAAACTGCCGTTTATAGTTTCAAGATATGAACCTAGGCAAAAATCCTTAGAAACAGTGCATCAAAATGGTGCAAAAAAGATAGCTTATATAAAAATCGAGGTGGGAAAACAGGAATATAAAGAACTGTTTAAACTTGTAAAAGATGACGATAGAATTCAATTGATTAAAGGTAGAGATACACATATTTGTGAGATTGGAATAGAGGGACTTTCTAATAGTATTAAAATTTGCAATGTTCTCATAAAGGCAGTAGAGGTGTAA
- a CDS encoding bifunctional Gfo/Idh/MocA family oxidoreductase/class I SAM-dependent methyltransferase — protein sequence MKRLKVIVVGAKFGEVYLQVLLRRKDLVDVVGILGKGGQHSLECSTKYNIPLYTSVSELPSGIDLACVIVRAGVMGGEGIQLSKELLQKGISVLHEQPIHYKELKECYVIAKKQKCFMGVSNLYRYIDATQSFIDLVNHLKKEEYVEYINVECGHQILYSVLSILFDLTDYARPFVIEQVITDIGPFDILYCRINDIPCILKIHNEVNSDDPDNFFYLFYKMQVGFKSGELQLEDPAGPILWYSRFVIPPDFNYEEKNCKEFDKSNVVIISEGSKYYDIFWNKWGEAIIKQVVIAGDYIIYDKAYNSNIQKQLYQSKQWHEVMKNIGYPREKSVCSYEENTIDRIQEFIYKKNIQKCDFASIFSNLNRKKILEIKHKLDKACLYSMLFTLKSEEKVFVGDILEVKKPYISERGKKDFSYVIDRWIKALIDNHMIGQENNCAISRIELCALDVEEAWKEAKRTWIGTLSDSVVIDYYYRNAKHLEELLADNLNATYLLFTEGKMDVAEDFYTNTLIARYLNHIISDKIFHFYNPGMTILEIGAGTGASTELILKKVGVDVKYIFTDLSSYFLNAAQDKFSVFPNVEYQILDIDQDFSGQGIDQDSVDIVVASGMLNNALDTEFTISNIWKVLKKGGIIFIAEPVEELLELQISQVFMMTKPVDMRYLNNQTFFNEKQWIDILEKSNFEIVDIVPDDSDMLSVLQQKLIIGRK from the coding sequence ATGAAAAGATTAAAAGTTATTGTGGTTGGGGCAAAATTTGGAGAAGTATATTTGCAAGTATTATTAAGGCGAAAAGATTTAGTTGATGTTGTCGGAATTTTAGGGAAAGGTGGACAACATTCTTTAGAATGTTCTACCAAATATAATATTCCACTGTATACATCAGTTTCTGAACTTCCCTCTGGTATTGATTTGGCCTGTGTAATTGTACGAGCTGGTGTAATGGGAGGGGAAGGTATCCAGTTATCAAAGGAACTTTTACAAAAAGGAATAAGCGTTTTGCATGAGCAACCTATTCATTATAAAGAATTAAAAGAGTGTTATGTTATTGCAAAAAAGCAAAAATGCTTTATGGGAGTTAGTAATTTATATAGATATATTGATGCTACACAATCTTTTATTGATTTGGTAAACCATTTGAAAAAAGAAGAGTATGTCGAATACATAAATGTAGAATGCGGTCATCAGATTCTATATTCGGTATTGAGCATATTGTTTGATTTAACGGATTATGCTCGGCCATTTGTTATTGAACAAGTAATTACTGACATTGGTCCATTTGATATTCTGTATTGTAGGATTAATGATATTCCGTGTATTTTAAAAATTCATAATGAAGTTAATTCTGATGATCCGGATAATTTCTTTTATTTATTTTATAAAATGCAGGTAGGATTTAAAAGTGGAGAACTACAGTTAGAAGATCCAGCAGGGCCAATTTTATGGTATTCACGTTTTGTCATACCACCTGATTTTAATTATGAAGAAAAAAATTGCAAGGAATTTGATAAAAGTAATGTTGTTATAATTAGCGAAGGAAGTAAATATTACGATATTTTTTGGAACAAATGGGGGGAGGCTATAATAAAACAAGTAGTTATAGCTGGTGATTATATTATCTATGATAAAGCGTACAATTCTAACATACAAAAGCAATTATATCAATCAAAGCAATGGCATGAAGTAATGAAAAATATTGGTTATCCAAGGGAAAAAAGTGTATGCTCTTATGAGGAAAATACCATTGATAGAATACAAGAATTTATTTATAAAAAAAATATACAAAAGTGTGATTTTGCATCTATATTTTCTAATCTAAACAGAAAAAAAATACTTGAAATCAAGCATAAGCTTGATAAGGCATGCCTATATTCTATGTTATTTACCTTGAAAAGTGAAGAAAAAGTTTTTGTGGGAGATATATTGGAAGTTAAGAAACCATATATCTCAGAGAGGGGAAAGAAAGACTTTTCATATGTTATAGATCGTTGGATAAAAGCATTGATAGATAACCACATGATAGGGCAAGAAAACAATTGTGCAATAAGTAGAATAGAATTATGTGCTTTAGATGTAGAAGAGGCGTGGAAAGAAGCAAAGAGAACTTGGATTGGAACTTTATCAGATTCTGTTGTGATTGACTACTATTACAGAAATGCGAAACATTTAGAGGAATTGCTTGCAGATAATCTTAATGCGACATATTTGCTCTTTACAGAGGGAAAGATGGATGTTGCGGAAGATTTTTATACAAACACCCTTATAGCAAGATATTTAAACCATATTATTAGTGACAAGATTTTCCATTTCTACAATCCTGGTATGACAATTTTAGAAATTGGAGCAGGAACAGGAGCTAGCACTGAGCTAATCTTGAAAAAAGTTGGGGTAGATGTGAAGTACATTTTTACTGATCTTTCGTCATATTTTTTAAATGCGGCACAAGATAAATTCTCAGTTTTTCCCAATGTGGAATATCAAATACTAGATATAGATCAAGATTTTTCTGGACAAGGAATAGATCAAGATTCTGTGGACATTGTGGTAGCATCAGGGATGTTAAATAATGCATTAGATACAGAATTCACTATTAGTAATATATGGAAAGTATTAAAAAAAGGAGGAATTATTTTTATCGCTGAACCGGTAGAGGAACTTTTGGAACTTCAGATTTCACAAGTTTTTATGATGACAAAGCCTGTTGATATGAGATATCTAAATAATCAAACTTTTTTTAATGAGAAACAATGGATAGATATTTTAGAAAAGAGTAATTTTGAAATAGTTGATATCGTTCCTGATGATAGTGATATGTTAAGTGTTCTACAGCAAAAATTAATTATAGGGAGGAAATAA
- a CDS encoding non-ribosomal peptide synthetase: MEYIEIKEQIKQKLPVARDLGDSENLLELGLSSLTIMRLVNQWRKQGVKVSFGSLMENPTLEGWWALIQRSIKKKAGKKRAQESKITPEKDMKQPFPLTDVQYAYWVGRDEEQALGGIDCHAYLEFDGENIDPERLEKAWNVLQYHHPMLRACFLEDGTQKILDKPYCEKIKVHDFSRMSSEEAEAMAVSVRERLSHRKLKIEEGEVAGIELTLFPENKARLHVDMALLVADVQSLQILLRDLAAAYRGESLPAESKGWNFASYLERQKEEDKEEKNNAEGYWKKRLEHLPKGPGLPLAKRPQEVTKTVFNRRIVRIGKEEWAHLQVRAKEYQTTPAMVLLTAYATVLERWSRNHRFLINIPFFNRKTEQQGLEEVIADFTTLLLLEINCEENPTFAELLDRIQRQLHEDMKYTAYSGVQVQRDLAQMYGDASAVAPVVFACNLGTPLVNDTFRKELGQFSYMISQTPQVWNDFQSYEDENGVQLTWDSVDELFPENMIPDMLESFEILLHELGKKDWNQRFDVFPERQKQFVEEQKKIRRLYKPDCIHSDFFNIANTVSAKVAIIDTGEDITLSYGELSEKALSVAAFLIDKNIKDQPIAISTGRGWRQAVAALGILTSCNLYVPVTTSQPEERRKLIHEKTGIQYVITDKRHYATLTWPKNTIVWLIEDILLKEKTEDLPKVTPEDAAYIIMTSGTTGIPKGAEIRHKGAWNTIKDVNRRIKITGNDVLLGVSALDFDLSVYDLFGILGTGGTLVMIPEEKSRDAEYWLQLVIRYQVTIWNSVPILLDMLLICAEEKKVKLPLKTVLLSGDWIGMDLPQRLAGSTSDCKFIAMGGATEASIWSNYIEVKLPLPSNWQSIPYGRPLSGQSYRVMDFRRRDVPFWVEGELWIGGDGVGTYRGDEELVRQKFVEDSGTVWYRTGDKGRFWEDGTIEFLGREDFQVKIRGHRIELGEIETSIKSIDGIDESIVISNKGKLIAFFYSKESEINDQKRFLIDNEEYITDELEKVLDDLGIIIIVDILIYEKCFIENGLYYTYNDLCKICKIDTHYKKLFGIWLNMLVKTGSIRFIEQKYYCPGNLIDIRDSIVKYIQDLSDSNIILKQIYELVINSEDVIRKIIQGCLEGTYTLEPNKYDLRPDKLNELFEQGQDYIAGIKNIIKQMSEENNRKINILEIGGYSKSIVNNVSFELGSYIEKYTYLSPKNSEMGKVDNVAFEIECIDLDINNELFSYRCGKSKYDIVVAYQSIHCANNIDEAFKVIRKVLKSGGLLISVEPTRNSCFFNVVIGLLENNFNNYTDERSENEELLFDKQKWRESAIKAGLQEIATKNYGTMDKKVMFIWENKKELEEMFESEIKKILKKKLPNYMIPEFFVEMDVLPLSKNGKLDRKKVFSYLKECKFGRKDGTTATTYIEIEIVNILKDILKQNEVFMEDNFFQLGGDSLRAIKFKNSIQKRFNSNISIAQIFDSANIQEMVSKVEQSMLQNVEESIVVGDI, translated from the coding sequence ATGGAATATATAGAGATAAAGGAACAGATCAAACAAAAGCTGCCGGTAGCCAGAGATTTGGGGGATTCCGAAAATCTGCTGGAGCTTGGGCTTTCATCCCTGACGATTATGCGTCTGGTAAACCAGTGGAGAAAACAGGGGGTTAAGGTTTCATTCGGTTCATTGATGGAAAATCCTACCCTTGAAGGCTGGTGGGCGCTGATCCAGCGCAGCATAAAGAAAAAAGCGGGCAAAAAACGGGCGCAAGAATCTAAGATAACGCCGGAAAAGGATATGAAACAGCCGTTTCCTTTAACAGACGTACAGTATGCATATTGGGTTGGCAGGGATGAAGAACAGGCTCTTGGAGGAATAGACTGTCATGCGTATTTAGAGTTTGATGGGGAAAATATAGATCCGGAGCGTCTGGAAAAAGCATGGAATGTGCTGCAGTATCATCATCCCATGTTGCGTGCCTGCTTTCTGGAAGATGGGACACAGAAAATCCTGGATAAGCCGTATTGTGAAAAAATAAAGGTTCATGATTTTTCCCGGATGTCATCTGAGGAAGCAGAGGCAATGGCAGTATCTGTCAGAGAACGTTTATCCCATCGGAAGTTAAAGATTGAGGAAGGCGAAGTAGCAGGAATAGAGCTTACGCTTTTTCCTGAAAATAAGGCACGCCTTCATGTGGACATGGCGCTTCTGGTTGCTGATGTACAGAGTCTGCAGATCTTATTGAGGGATTTGGCGGCTGCCTATCGCGGAGAAAGCCTTCCGGCAGAATCAAAAGGGTGGAATTTTGCTTCTTATCTGGAACGGCAGAAAGAGGAAGATAAGGAAGAGAAAAACAATGCAGAAGGATACTGGAAAAAACGCTTGGAGCATTTGCCGAAAGGGCCAGGCCTGCCACTGGCAAAACGGCCGCAGGAAGTGACAAAGACTGTATTCAACCGCAGGATTGTAAGGATTGGCAAGGAAGAGTGGGCTCATCTGCAAGTACGGGCAAAGGAATACCAGACAACTCCGGCAATGGTTCTTCTTACTGCATATGCGACGGTTTTGGAACGGTGGAGCAGGAATCATCGTTTCCTTATTAATATTCCATTTTTTAACCGGAAAACAGAGCAGCAGGGGTTAGAGGAAGTAATAGCAGATTTTACTACTCTGTTATTGCTGGAGATTAACTGCGAAGAAAATCCGACTTTTGCGGAATTGTTGGACAGGATTCAGAGGCAGCTTCATGAGGATATGAAGTATACGGCATATTCCGGCGTACAAGTCCAGAGAGACCTTGCACAGATGTATGGGGACGCGTCGGCGGTGGCGCCGGTTGTTTTTGCCTGCAATCTGGGAACGCCGTTGGTAAATGATACCTTCCGGAAAGAATTGGGGCAGTTTTCTTATATGATCTCCCAGACGCCGCAGGTGTGGAATGATTTTCAGAGTTATGAAGATGAAAATGGTGTACAGCTTACATGGGACAGCGTGGATGAGTTATTCCCGGAGAATATGATTCCGGATATGTTGGAGAGTTTTGAGATTCTTCTGCATGAATTAGGAAAGAAAGACTGGAATCAGAGATTTGATGTGTTTCCGGAAAGACAAAAACAATTTGTTGAGGAACAGAAGAAAATAAGAAGATTGTATAAACCTGATTGTATTCATTCGGATTTTTTTAATATTGCAAATACTGTATCAGCGAAAGTGGCAATAATTGATACTGGAGAAGATATAACACTTTCTTATGGTGAATTGTCAGAAAAAGCTTTATCTGTTGCGGCTTTTTTAATAGATAAAAATATTAAGGATCAACCAATTGCAATATCGACTGGAAGGGGCTGGCGTCAAGCTGTAGCGGCCCTTGGAATATTAACTTCTTGTAATTTATATGTTCCGGTCACGACATCTCAACCAGAAGAAAGAAGAAAACTTATACATGAAAAAACAGGAATACAGTATGTCATTACTGATAAGAGGCATTATGCTACCTTAACTTGGCCGAAAAATACTATTGTATGGTTAATAGAGGATATTCTACTTAAAGAAAAAACAGAAGATCTTCCGAAAGTTACACCAGAAGATGCGGCTTATATTATTATGACGTCAGGAACAACAGGGATTCCTAAAGGTGCAGAGATACGGCATAAAGGAGCGTGGAATACAATAAAAGATGTTAATAGGCGCATCAAGATTACCGGAAATGATGTATTACTCGGAGTATCGGCTCTCGACTTTGATTTATCTGTATATGATTTATTTGGCATACTTGGAACAGGCGGAACTTTGGTTATGATTCCAGAAGAGAAAAGTAGGGATGCTGAGTATTGGCTGCAACTTGTAATTAGATATCAGGTAACAATATGGAATTCGGTACCAATTTTGTTGGATATGCTATTAATATGTGCGGAAGAAAAAAAAGTGAAATTGCCATTAAAAACAGTATTATTATCAGGTGATTGGATAGGGATGGATCTGCCACAACGCTTGGCGGGTTCTACTTCAGACTGCAAATTTATTGCTATGGGTGGTGCGACAGAAGCAAGTATTTGGTCAAATTATATTGAAGTAAAGTTACCACTTCCTTCAAATTGGCAATCAATTCCATATGGACGTCCACTTTCAGGGCAATCATACAGAGTTATGGATTTTAGGAGAAGAGATGTTCCATTCTGGGTAGAAGGAGAACTTTGGATAGGCGGTGATGGAGTAGGTACTTATAGAGGTGATGAGGAATTAGTACGTCAAAAATTTGTGGAAGATTCTGGAACGGTATGGTATAGGACTGGAGATAAAGGTAGATTTTGGGAGGATGGAACGATTGAATTTCTGGGAAGAGAAGATTTTCAAGTGAAAATACGTGGACATAGGATAGAATTGGGAGAAATAGAAACGAGCATAAAATCTATAGATGGCATAGATGAATCAATTGTAATAAGTAATAAGGGGAAATTAATAGCCTTTTTTTATTCGAAGGAAAGTGAAATTAATGATCAAAAAAGATTTTTAATTGATAATGAAGAATATATAACGGACGAACTGGAAAAAGTGCTAGATGATTTAGGGATAATTATAATTGTTGATATTTTAATCTATGAAAAGTGTTTTATTGAAAATGGGTTGTATTACACATATAACGATTTGTGCAAAATATGTAAAATTGATACTCATTATAAAAAATTGTTTGGGATATGGTTAAATATGTTAGTAAAAACAGGAAGTATTCGCTTTATTGAACAAAAATATTACTGCCCGGGTAATCTGATTGATATCCGAGATAGCATTGTAAAATATATACAAGATCTATCTGATAGCAACATTATTTTAAAGCAAATATACGAACTTGTAATTAATAGTGAAGATGTTATTAGAAAGATTATCCAAGGGTGCTTAGAAGGTACTTACACTCTAGAACCTAATAAATATGATCTTAGACCTGATAAATTGAATGAATTGTTTGAACAGGGTCAAGATTACATTGCGGGAATAAAAAACATAATAAAACAGATGAGTGAGGAGAATAATAGAAAAATTAATATTTTAGAGATTGGAGGTTATAGCAAATCTATCGTTAATAATGTGAGTTTTGAATTAGGCTCATATATAGAGAAATATACTTATCTGTCTCCCAAAAATAGTGAAATGGGTAAAGTAGATAATGTTGCTTTTGAGATAGAATGTATTGATTTAGATATTAATAATGAATTGTTTTCTTATAGATGTGGGAAGAGCAAATACGACATAGTTGTAGCATATCAATCAATTCATTGTGCAAATAATATTGATGAAGCTTTTAAGGTAATTAGAAAAGTTTTAAAAAGCGGAGGGCTTCTAATAAGTGTTGAACCTACGAGGAACAGTTGCTTTTTCAACGTAGTAATAGGTCTTTTAGAAAATAATTTTAATAATTACACAGATGAACGATCAGAGAATGAAGAATTATTGTTTGATAAACAAAAATGGAGGGAATCTGCAATAAAAGCTGGACTGCAGGAAATAGCTACCAAGAATTATGGAACAATGGATAAAAAGGTTATGTTTATATGGGAAAATAAGAAAGAACTAGAGGAAATGTTTGAAAGTGAAATAAAAAAAATATTGAAGAAAAAATTGCCTAATTACATGATTCCAGAGTTTTTTGTAGAAATGGATGTATTGCCGCTATCTAAGAATGGAAAATTAGATCGGAAAAAAGTTTTTTCGTATTTAAAAGAATGCAAATTTGGAAGAAAAGATGGGACAACGGCTACAACATATATTGAGATTGAAATAGTCAATATATTAAAAGATATATTGAAGCAAAATGAAGTTTTTATGGAAGACAACTTTTTTCAACTCGGAGGTGACTCTTTGCGTGCTATAAAATTTAAAAATAGTATACAGAAAAGATTTAATTCTAATATTTCGATAGCACAGATATTTGATAGTGCAAATATACAAGAAATGGTATCAAAGGTCGAACAGAGTATGCTGCAAAATGTAGAAGAGTCGATAGTCGTGGGAGATATATGA
- a CDS encoding (2,3-dihydroxybenzoyl)adenylate synthase codes for MSYKKDMSKYEHLEGWERCGFGEQLDKWAEKYGERTAVTDSEDEISYMELKQKADCLAAAFLRKGILKGDKVLVQLPNRISFVIVFFALSKIGAVPIMMLPAHREAELEGIIELAKPAAYIVVEKYLGFSYVPMANAMKEKYSCIRHIFVDSESGDISGMIAETCGENGAFPAVDGYETAVLLLSGGTTGVPKLIPRTHTDYMYNARMSAKRCRLDSSDVYLASLPVAHNFPLCCPGLLGTLEVGGKVVLASATSPDDILDAITEEGVTITALVPAMVTVCMEMLEWDEDYDISSLRILQVGGAMLEDSLADKIIEEWPCKLMQVFGTAEGLLSFTSPEDEGSLIARCQGTPVSPADEVKIVDEEDKAVPEGVFGELLSRGPYTIDGYYMAEEANKKSFTPDGFYRTGDKAMWTKDRRLRLGGRIKEQINRAGEKIMPSEIEAYLCRHSKIKEAAVVGVPDETLGNRICAFLVTDDEAGIDLQEIHRFLREIGVAAYKMPDQIERVETWPLTSVGKIDKKALERMAQGK; via the coding sequence ATGAGTTATAAGAAGGATATGAGCAAATACGAGCATTTGGAAGGATGGGAACGATGCGGCTTTGGAGAGCAGCTTGATAAGTGGGCGGAAAAATATGGAGAAAGAACTGCGGTCACGGACAGCGAAGACGAGATCAGTTATATGGAATTAAAGCAAAAAGCAGATTGTCTTGCGGCAGCTTTTCTGCGTAAAGGGATTTTAAAGGGAGACAAAGTGCTTGTGCAGCTTCCGAATAGGATTTCTTTTGTGATCGTGTTTTTTGCGCTTTCCAAGATTGGGGCGGTGCCAATCATGATGCTGCCGGCCCACAGGGAGGCAGAACTGGAAGGAATTATTGAACTGGCAAAGCCGGCCGCTTATATTGTGGTGGAGAAATATCTGGGATTTTCATATGTGCCGATGGCAAATGCGATGAAAGAGAAATATTCATGTATCCGGCATATATTTGTAGATAGCGAATCCGGAGATATCAGTGGAATGATTGCGGAAACGTGTGGAGAAAATGGAGCATTTCCGGCTGTGGATGGGTATGAAACGGCGGTGCTTTTGCTGTCCGGCGGGACGACAGGGGTTCCGAAACTGATTCCGCGCACCCATACGGATTATATGTATAATGCCCGCATGTCCGCGAAGAGATGTCGCTTGGATAGCAGTGACGTTTATCTGGCGTCTCTTCCGGTAGCTCATAATTTCCCATTATGCTGCCCGGGGCTTTTAGGCACGCTGGAAGTGGGAGGAAAAGTTGTGCTTGCGTCTGCGACCAGCCCGGATGATATCCTTGACGCAATTACAGAGGAAGGTGTCACGATAACGGCATTGGTTCCTGCTATGGTTACTGTGTGCATGGAAATGCTGGAATGGGATGAAGATTATGATATATCCAGCCTGCGGATTTTGCAGGTGGGCGGCGCAATGCTGGAAGATTCCCTTGCGGATAAGATCATTGAAGAATGGCCGTGTAAACTGATGCAGGTATTTGGTACGGCGGAGGGGCTACTGTCCTTTACTAGCCCGGAGGATGAAGGTTCCCTGATCGCAAGATGTCAGGGAACTCCGGTGTCTCCTGCGGATGAAGTGAAGATTGTGGATGAAGAAGATAAGGCCGTACCGGAAGGAGTTTTTGGGGAATTATTATCCAGAGGCCCGTATACGATTGATGGTTATTATATGGCGGAGGAAGCAAATAAAAAGAGCTTTACGCCGGACGGATTTTACCGGACGGGCGATAAAGCTATGTGGACGAAAGACAGAAGGTTACGTTTGGGCGGGAGAATCAAAGAGCAGATTAACCGCGCCGGAGAAAAGATCATGCCTTCAGAGATTGAAGCTTACCTTTGCAGGCATTCGAAAATCAAAGAGGCAGCCGTTGTCGGCGTTCCGGATGAAACCCTTGGAAACCGGATATGTGCATTCCTTGTGACCGATGATGAAGCCGGGATCGATTTGCAGGAAATCCACAGGTTCCTGCGGGAAATAGGCGTTGCGGCGTATAAAATGCCGGATCAGATAGAACGGGTAGAGACATGGCCGCTGACCAGCGTAGGAAAAATAGATAAGAAAGCATTAGAACGGATGGCGCAGGGAAAATAG
- a CDS encoding 4'-phosphopantetheinyl transferase family protein gives MEVKRCGEKEFLSADKLHIRENEIHIWCICWPEMTDFWKNHEYILSEQESEQAGKFRFPEDRMRYIAGKLIVRILLKRYLDVETVDFSVNELGKPYHKEIAGKQTVNFNISHSGEFILEGFAVGMDIGVDVQEMAGCPDYREIAGNFYTAEEAEDVINEGPELFFQYWAAKEAYVKAIGIGLGRGMDFFSVRNGEITEKGRKGQGWHLYPVKIEGYAAYVAAHKKGDKSNEL, from the coding sequence ATGGAGGTTAAACGATGCGGGGAGAAGGAATTTCTGTCAGCAGACAAACTTCATATCCGTGAAAATGAGATACATATATGGTGCATCTGTTGGCCGGAAATGACAGATTTCTGGAAGAATCATGAATATATCCTGAGTGAGCAGGAGTCGGAGCAAGCCGGAAAGTTCCGCTTTCCTGAAGACAGGATGCGTTATATTGCCGGGAAACTTATCGTGCGAATTCTCTTGAAAAGATACTTAGATGTGGAAACAGTTGATTTTTCTGTCAATGAACTGGGTAAGCCTTATCATAAAGAAATCGCAGGAAAGCAGACAGTCAATTTTAATATTTCGCATTCGGGGGAATTCATACTGGAGGGATTCGCTGTCGGAATGGATATCGGAGTGGATGTGCAGGAAATGGCAGGATGCCCGGATTACAGGGAGATAGCCGGGAATTTCTATACGGCAGAAGAAGCGGAAGATGTAATAAATGAGGGACCGGAACTGTTTTTCCAGTATTGGGCGGCGAAAGAAGCGTATGTAAAAGCGATCGGTATTGGATTGGGAAGAGGAATGGATTTCTTCTCTGTCAGAAACGGGGAAATTACAGAAAAAGGCAGGAAAGGCCAGGGATGGCATTTGTATCCGGTAAAGATTGAGGGATATGCTGCGTATGTGGCGGCGCATAAGAAAGGAGACAAATCAAATGAGTTATAA
- a CDS encoding thioesterase II family protein, whose product MNLKLIKNTENINKEKITLFCLPFAGGGASAYNQWAKKMQGKVTVCLVQLPGREERIMEKPYIDMPVMLDDLEEAVREVVDGPYALWGHSMGGKIAYELEKRLEAVGYTASCLFISGSRIPSIPEPNPIYHLPDEEFKRELGRFEGTPKEILENQELLDFFLPMLRADFTMDETYYDKTGIVLHAPIAAFGGEKDGEADESAICEWGKYTDNDFDYRIFPGGHFYLRDYEDEVISEVERRLQGMINGG is encoded by the coding sequence GTGAATTTGAAGTTGATAAAAAATACAGAAAATATTAACAAAGAGAAAATAACTTTGTTTTGTCTGCCGTTTGCGGGGGGCGGCGCTTCTGCTTATAACCAGTGGGCGAAAAAGATGCAGGGAAAAGTAACGGTATGTCTGGTTCAGCTTCCGGGAAGGGAAGAACGGATCATGGAGAAGCCGTATATAGATATGCCGGTTATGTTAGATGATCTGGAAGAGGCAGTAAGAGAGGTTGTGGATGGACCGTATGCCTTATGGGGGCACAGTATGGGCGGTAAGATTGCCTATGAGCTGGAAAAGAGATTGGAAGCGGTCGGATATACAGCGAGCTGTCTGTTTATTTCCGGTAGCCGGATTCCCAGTATTCCGGAGCCGAATCCGATCTATCATCTTCCGGATGAAGAGTTTAAGAGGGAACTGGGAAGATTTGAGGGGACGCCAAAAGAGATACTGGAGAATCAGGAATTATTGGATTTCTTTCTGCCTATGCTGCGGGCAGATTTTACCATGGATGAAACATATTATGACAAGACGGGAATAGTACTGCATGCGCCTATCGCTGCATTTGGCGGAGAAAAGGATGGCGAAGCGGATGAGAGCGCAATCTGCGAATGGGGAAAGTATACGGATAATGATTTTGACTACCGAATATTTCCGGGAGGGCATTTTTATCTGCGGGATTACGAAGACGAAGTAATAAGTGAGGTTGAGAGACGGCTTCAGGGAATGATAAATGGAGGTTAA
- a CDS encoding accessory gene regulator B family protein, whose translation MWKKTTGWLFEVQNRNGILEEKDRRLYEYAYGVLLGRVAIYLIIVILGIVTGNWLEMLVFLLPFTVLRQYAGGIHLEKAGSCMVVSSILVLLCGQYLASGSAVMWQIRIIWLAAVGVIFVMAPVDASSKKLDEKEKKVYGMRARAILIIECAIAGVFSVTGYFLVVNGIMVAHIVLASGLILGWIKNFFLTNS comes from the coding sequence GTGTGGAAAAAAACTACCGGCTGGCTTTTTGAAGTGCAAAACAGGAACGGGATTCTTGAAGAGAAAGACCGCAGGCTGTATGAATATGCTTACGGCGTACTGCTGGGCAGGGTGGCGATATACCTTATCATTGTCATACTTGGCATTGTAACGGGGAATTGGCTGGAGATGCTAGTCTTTTTATTGCCCTTTACTGTTCTAAGGCAGTATGCCGGAGGGATTCATTTAGAAAAAGCAGGGAGCTGCATGGTTGTTTCCAGTATCCTTGTCCTTCTGTGCGGTCAGTATCTGGCGTCTGGTTCGGCTGTGATGTGGCAAATACGGATCATATGGCTTGCTGCAGTTGGAGTCATATTTGTTATGGCACCGGTGGATGCCAGCAGTAAGAAACTGGATGAGAAAGAAAAGAAAGTTTATGGTATGCGCGCGAGGGCAATTTTAATTATTGAATGCGCGATAGCAGGTGTTTTTTCTGTAACCGGATATTTCCTGGTCGTAAACGGGATTATGGTAGCGCATATTGTTTTGGCGTCCGGTTTAATATTGGGATGGATCAAAAATTTTTTTTTGACAAATAGTTAG